The Paenibacillus swuensis genome contains the following window.
CAAGGGAGATTCGCCGGATATGCCTTATATCTATATTTTTGGTAAAGCGAACGGAGATGAGGATTCCGGTGTTTACGTGTCCAAAGATGACGGTAATACCTGGACGCGTCTGACCAATCCCGAAACGCAGCAGTTCGGAATCACTTCAGGTATTGAAGCGGATATGCGCTACAAGAACAGAGTCTACCTGTCGACAGACGGCCGCGGTGTTTTCTATGGTGAGCCTGAAGGGCTTCCGCAGATTGACATCACAGCAATTCAATCGGAGCAGGTGAAAACCGGCACCGCTTATGAAGGATTGGTATTGGAACCGGGTGCGAATGTAAGCATTCAAGCTGAAGCTAACGCCGCAGCGGGGTCTACGATAGAAGGCGTGGAATTCTATAACGGCTCGCAGCGAATCGGCGAGGATGTAACGGCACCTTGGTCATTGGATATGACCAATGCGGCAGCCGGCGACTACCGAATTACAGCGCGGGCTCTGGATCAGGAAGGCAGAGAACAACATTCCTCAGCCCGCTATTTCAGGGTTATCCAAGATATCGAGACCGGTTCCGTAACGTTCTCGAACGGGGAAGCCGCGCCATTGACGGCATTACCGGCAGGCGAATGGCTGGGTGCGGAAGCCGATATTAAGAACAATGCTTCCGTAAACCGCGAGATTACGATGGAAATGGTGTTGGAAGATGCGAAGGGGAAGGAAGTGGACGAGGTTTCCCTGACACAGTCTGTGGAACCGGGCCAAAGCGCGCCGTACGGGACGGGGCTGGAGTTGCCTGAAGTAACGGCAGGCCACAAGGTTCGCGTGTACGTATGGTCAGGCGAGGAGCGTCCTCAGGGATTGGCGCCGGCCGCAACAATCGCTTCAGCGGTTGTGCCGGAAGGACCAAAGGAGCCGAAGCCGGAAGAGCCAAAACCGGAGCAGCCAAAGCCGGAAGAGCCGAAACCGGAGCAGCCGAAACCGGAGCAGCCGAAGCCGGAAGAGCCAAAGCCGGAGCAGCCAAAGCCGGAAGAGCCGAAAACGGGCGGGTCCGGAGGTAACGGAACGGTCGGTCCGGTGACGGGCACAACCCCGTCAAGCGGAGAAACGCTTAACGGAACAGTTATCCAAGCAGCGACACCTGTCGTGACAGGCAAGGCAGCCGAAGTCGAGTTGACAGCCGATATCATGCTGAAAGCGATCGAGGAAGCCGCAAAAGCAGCGGACGGTTCAATTACCATTCGAATTCCTGCTGTGGCTAACGCGAATTCCGTCCTTCTCTCCATCCCGGAGCAGGTGTGGGTCAAGGCACTGGAGAACAACATTGCCCGGATCCGCATTGAAACGCAATGGGCGGTCATGAGTATCCGCACAGACGCGATTCAGGTCGACGGGAAGGGCGGATCAGAACCCATTCGGTTCTCCGTCGGTGTCACAGACTCAGCAGGTAAAGCCGCAGAGGCGGCCCAAGGCCGCACACTCTATGCCTTTACAGCAGAAGCCGATGGCCGCAATATTACACAATTCAATGGCTTCAAACCGGTTATAATTACCCTGAATGAAAGCTTGAAACCGGGAGATTCGGCGGATAAAGCTGTAGTGCTCTATGTGAAGGAGAACGGCGAAACTGAAATTATGAAAAGCACGATTGTGAATGCATCCAAAGGCACCGTGCAATTCGCTGTATCCCACTTCAGCGCGTTCACGTTGGCGATTCAACCTGTTTCCTTTACGGATGTATCAGACACACACTGGGCAATCCGTAATATTAACCGATTGACAGTCAGGGGAATTACTGCGGGAACCGGGAACGCGGCATTCCAGCCGAACCAAGCCGTTACCCGATATGAATTCGTACGCATGTTAACCGAAGCTTTAGAATTGAAAGGGAAGCAAACAACAGCTTCCTTCCCGGATGTGAAAACAGGCGCGTGGTACTCGGAATCGGTATCCGCTGCTGCGTCACTCGGTTTAATCTCCGGATACTCTGACGGCACATTCCGCGGAGAAGACCCGGTAACCCGGGAAGAGATGGCCGCATTCCTATGGAGATCCGTTGACTCGGCGGAGCGCAAGCTTCCTTCCGCAAGCACGGACCAAGCGTACAAAGACACAACGGACATCAGCCGGTTTGCCGAGACGGCCGTTAGCGGGCTGTCGAAAGCCGGAATTCTGAGCGGAGATGCGAACAGTCTGTTCCATCCGAAGAAATCCGCATCCAGAGCGGAAGCGACAGCGATCATCGACCGTCTCATGCAGATCGAAGACTAAAGGATTACACAGGCAAGGGAGTATAAACTGCGGTTTATGCTCCTTTTTTGTCATTGCGGTTCAGGCGGGGCTGCTATATACTTTTTCCATAATCTTGTTATTAAACGCTTTCATATCAACAGGCGGAGGAAAGCCATGACAGAGCCCCAACTTAAGTCGGGAATGCTGCATTCACTGAAAACCAGATTGATCGGAATTCTGGTGCTCAGCACGTTAATACCGGTGTTGCTCATCGGGTCTGTCTCTTACTACTCTATCTACTATTTGTTGCAAAATAAAGTCGAAAAAGGCATCCGTTATAACCTCCAACAGGAGAAGGAAAGTCTGGTTTCTATACTGGAAAATCTGGATTACGCGTCCAGGCAGCTTGCTTTTGAAGGGCAGATCGGCACTGATTTAAGAAGCTTTCTTGTGACCACGGACCCTTCCGAGAAGCTGGGACTGACCCGGAATATCGAGAAATATATGGATCTGGTCGGCTATACGAATCCTAATCTTGGCTTTATAGCGTATTACCTGCCCCGGGAGCAGACGTTTCTGTTTGACAATCAATTTGTGAAAGAAGCCGTTGATTTTCAAGCTGTTTCCAAGCTGTCCGCCAAAAATGACATTACTTATTACGGTCCGCACCCTTCCCTAATCGGAAAGTCGCATCCCGTATTGTCGATTTTGCGTCCGATTAAAGATTTTGAACCCGAATCCAGTATAGGCATCTATGTTGAGACGAACTTCAAGTTTCTCACATCCATGTTTAAGGGCACGCCCTACGGAATGCCTGTTTCCCATATCGTTGTGAATGCGGAAGGGCGAACGGTCTATACGGAAAATGATCAAGTCTACCCGTTGGGGGAAACGGTGAGCAGCATGCCGGAAAGCCACTATACCAAGTACAAGGATTACTATGTATTCGGCTCGAATAACGAACAGGGCTGGAAGCTGTTGATAACCGTAGATCCCGCTCATTATTCTTCCGAAATCCGTTCCTGGCTCCTTCGGTATATATTGCTGGCGCTCCTCTCCCTCTTGTGCACGCTGGTGCTTGGCTGGTTCTATTGGAGGGCAATTTACCGGCCGCTGCTGAAAGTAAAGAAAGAGATGCAAGGCATTGGCTTGAACAGTCTCGATAACAAAATACAGTTTACACAAATCCGCGAATTTGACGATTTGCTGCTTAAATTTGACCTGATGCGAGGACGGATCGCGGAATTGCTGCAGGAAGTGGAGAATAAAGAGCGGAACAAGCGCTTGCTGGAAGTGGAGAAGCTTCTGTACCAGATGAATCCTCATTTCATTCACAACACCATCAATACGGCCCAATGGCTTGCGATGATTAACGGGCAGGATGAGATAGTGAAATTGCTGGCGACGTTCTCGAGGCTGCTTAACTACAATATGGGCAAAGAGGGCGGGTTGGTTCCGGTGCGCGATGAAATCCATGCCCTGAAGGATTATGTGACACTGCAACAGATCCGGTATGATCATAAATTTAAAGTGGAATTCAGTATTAATGAACTTATGGAGGATGTACAGATCCCCCGATTCTTACTGCAGCCCCTGGTAGAAAATGCGATGTATCACGGGTTCAGGCATTCGGACGGCACCATCCGGGTTATCGTGCAGCCTCTCGGGGAAAATCGGGTGGAGCTGAAAGTGGAAGACAACGGAGCGGGGATGACGCAGGAGGAAATTCAACGGCTTTTTGAGAATAATGATCAGAAACGCAAGTCCGGTCTCGGTATCGGATTAAGCTTCGTAAACAATATCGTCCAGGTCACCTACGGAACTACCTATAAACTGGAAGTCAAGAGCAAGCTGGGTGAAGGAACCGAGATGAAACTGGTATTGCCGGTACGTGTCAAAGAGGAGGAGCCGTATGTTAAAAGTATTGGTGGTCGATGATGAACACCTTGTGCGTAAAGGGCTGATTCACATTATGCCGTGGGAGAAGTTCGGGTTAGCTGTAATCGGGGAATGCGATAACGGCGAGTCTGCCCTTGAATTCATGGAGCAGCAGGAACCGGATCTGTTATTCACGGATCTGACGATGCCGGTTATGGACGGCTTTGAATTGTTGAATGAAGTTGGACTACGGTATCCGAGGGTGCGGACCGTGGTTCTGACGTGTCATGCCGATTTCCAGTTCGTTCAGCAGGCGCTCCGTTTAGGGGCGATTGATTATGTGTTGAAGACGCAGCTGGAGAAAGACGCGCAAGAGGAGGTGCTTCGGCGCATCCGTCAGCGTATCGGACAGGACCAGCAGACGGAGAGCATCCGTGTTACCGCCGGAGCGCCCGGCGAACATTCCGCATGGGGTTTGCTGTTATGCCGTATGGGCAATCAGCAGCATCCTCCCGGTCGTCCGGAAGCTGCGGTTCCGGCGTCGGAATTTCCATGGGACGAGGGAGCCGC
Protein-coding sequences here:
- a CDS encoding S-layer homology domain-containing protein; translation: MSRSFKWTRVWLSVAVITSMLCTGLTAPVPGGASGIAQAATGGAATTAEAAKPWIWNNIDFQGMGWVTGVAVQEYPPYSLYVRTDVGGAFRYDRDKEEWISITDMFGMDDRGHYEVESINVGPDPANPGVVYMASSGTEQEGIIYKSSDFGATWTNLDVPEHVHIGGNQMYRMNTGERLTVDPNNSDVIYYASREDGVWKRAADGTWSQLGGGLPTNTDTAAEDIGTTFVVMDKNGGVTPQGLTSIFYVGVYDDGVYKTTDGGKTFVKLTAGTAFYEKQPMQAITHEDGTLFVNSGLLQNGTNTTHGLIQTAARKETALRIAYDTATNDFALKQIRGLDIDPSNPDKIVAQTDANDETGLLLISEDKGVTWTTKREVIDFTKDPAFIPSWWSHGSRGPLVIDPANPNAVWTLNGFGVFRIEDITAPQPKFGFVMKGLEELVSNFLRVAPYYGGYDVHGSVMDMGGFSIRDRKANVPSRLVNQKYAGPPTWGITLNQISGMDYSYQKPENMVYVGWHQFSYYMQKDLYFGTTSDGGRTWTESRLPNYGLSGGPIAMSATDPDRLVWSPSEGYVKYSTDRGATWQDASSAFTAGNQMGKLYERITPWWSQTQNLASDKVNGSKFYLFTERNASTAELFMSSDYGQTWQKTYTGFVSTATLPSGEIDITEPNPDNKVNAGALPFTNVRVNPVREGDVFLAVKPMDSHDERAHIYRPLWRSTDATVSDFKTVPNVQAAIDVSFGKGDSPDMPYIYIFGKANGDEDSGVYVSKDDGNTWTRLTNPETQQFGITSGIEADMRYKNRVYLSTDGRGVFYGEPEGLPQIDITAIQSEQVKTGTAYEGLVLEPGANVSIQAEANAAAGSTIEGVEFYNGSQRIGEDVTAPWSLDMTNAAAGDYRITARALDQEGREQHSSARYFRVIQDIETGSVTFSNGEAAPLTALPAGEWLGAEADIKNNASVNREITMEMVLEDAKGKEVDEVSLTQSVEPGQSAPYGTGLELPEVTAGHKVRVYVWSGEERPQGLAPAATIASAVVPEGPKEPKPEEPKPEQPKPEEPKPEQPKPEQPKPEEPKPEQPKPEEPKTGGSGGNGTVGPVTGTTPSSGETLNGTVIQAATPVVTGKAAEVELTADIMLKAIEEAAKAADGSITIRIPAVANANSVLLSIPEQVWVKALENNIARIRIETQWAVMSIRTDAIQVDGKGGSEPIRFSVGVTDSAGKAAEAAQGRTLYAFTAEADGRNITQFNGFKPVIITLNESLKPGDSADKAVVLYVKENGETEIMKSTIVNASKGTVQFAVSHFSAFTLAIQPVSFTDVSDTHWAIRNINRLTVRGITAGTGNAAFQPNQAVTRYEFVRMLTEALELKGKQTTASFPDVKTGAWYSESVSAAASLGLISGYSDGTFRGEDPVTREEMAAFLWRSVDSAERKLPSASTDQAYKDTTDISRFAETAVSGLSKAGILSGDANSLFHPKKSASRAEATAIIDRLMQIED
- a CDS encoding sensor histidine kinase, giving the protein MTEPQLKSGMLHSLKTRLIGILVLSTLIPVLLIGSVSYYSIYYLLQNKVEKGIRYNLQQEKESLVSILENLDYASRQLAFEGQIGTDLRSFLVTTDPSEKLGLTRNIEKYMDLVGYTNPNLGFIAYYLPREQTFLFDNQFVKEAVDFQAVSKLSAKNDITYYGPHPSLIGKSHPVLSILRPIKDFEPESSIGIYVETNFKFLTSMFKGTPYGMPVSHIVVNAEGRTVYTENDQVYPLGETVSSMPESHYTKYKDYYVFGSNNEQGWKLLITVDPAHYSSEIRSWLLRYILLALLSLLCTLVLGWFYWRAIYRPLLKVKKEMQGIGLNSLDNKIQFTQIREFDDLLLKFDLMRGRIAELLQEVENKERNKRLLEVEKLLYQMNPHFIHNTINTAQWLAMINGQDEIVKLLATFSRLLNYNMGKEGGLVPVRDEIHALKDYVTLQQIRYDHKFKVEFSINELMEDVQIPRFLLQPLVENAMYHGFRHSDGTIRVIVQPLGENRVELKVEDNGAGMTQEEIQRLFENNDQKRKSGLGIGLSFVNNIVQVTYGTTYKLEVKSKLGEGTEMKLVLPVRVKEEEPYVKSIGGR